Proteins encoded within one genomic window of Bos indicus x Bos taurus breed Angus x Brahman F1 hybrid chromosome 18, Bos_hybrid_MaternalHap_v2.0, whole genome shotgun sequence:
- the CDH3 gene encoding cadherin-3 isoform X5, producing the protein MGLRGGPLASLLLRFFLLLQAQVYWLPRAASEPCRAGFGEAEVTLEARGAELEPGQALGKVVFTDCPGQESALLTDDDFIVLNDETVQERKALKISPPAPVLRRRKREWVVPPISVPENGKGPFPQRLNQLKSNKDRGTKIFYSITGPGADSPPEGIFAIEKETGWLLLNKPLDREKIAKYELFGHAVSENGASVEDPMNISIIVTDQNDHKPKFTQDVFRGSVLEGVLPGTSVMQVTATDEDDAVNTYNGVVAYSIHSQEPKDPNDLMFTVHRSTGTISVISSGLDRERVPEYTLTIHATDMDGDGSSTTAMAIVEILDANDNAPVFDPQKYEARVPENTVSHEVQRLTVTDLDAPNSPAWRATYRIVGGDNGDHFTITTDPESNQGILTTQKGLDFEAKTQHTLYVEVINEVPFVVKLPTSTATVVVLVEDVNEPPVFVPPSKVIEIQEGISTGEPICAYTARDPDKGSQKISYHILRDPAGWLAMDPDSGQVTAAGVLDREDEQFVRNNIYEVMVLATDDGSPPTTGTGTLLLTLMDINDHGPVPEPRQITICNQSPVPQVLNITDKDLSPHTAPFQAQLTHDSDVYWTAEVNEKGDAVALSLKKFLKQGEYDVHLSLSDHGNKEQLTVIRATVCDCHGNMVTCRDPWTWGFLLPILGAALALLLLLLVLLFLVRKKRKIKEPLLLPEDDTRDNVFYYGEEGGGEEDQDYDITQLHRGLEARPEVVLRNDVAPSFIPTPMYRPRPANPDEIGNFIIENLKAANTDPTAPPYDSLLVFDYEGSGSDAASLSSLTSSTSDQDQDYNYLNEWGSRFKKLADMYGGGQDD; encoded by the exons TGGTCTTCACAGACTGCCCTGGGCAAGAGTCGGCCCTGCTGACTGACGATGACTTCATTGTTCTGAACGATGAAACAGTCCAG GAAAGGAAAGCACTGAAGATCTCCCCACCCGCACCTGTCTTACGAAGGCGCAAGAGAGAATGGGTGGTCCCGCCAATATCTGTGCCTGAGAATGGCAAGGGTCCTTTCCCCCAGAGGCTGAATCAG cTCAAATCTAATAAGGACAGAGGCACCAAGATTTTCTACAGCATCACGGGGCCTGGGGCAGACAGCCCACCAGAGGGTATCTTTGctatagagaaggaaacaggCTGGTTGTTGCTGAATAAGCCACTGGACCGGGAGAAGATTGCCAAGTATGAG CTCTTTGGCCATGCTGTATCAGAGAACGGCGCCTCTGTGGAAGATCCCATGAACATCTCCATCATTGTAACAGACCAGAATGACCACAAGCCCAAGTTCACCCAGGATGTCTTCAGAGGGAGCGTCTTGGAAGGGGTGCTACCTG GCACTTCCGTGATGCAGGTGACAGCCACGGATGAGGACGACGCCGTTAACACCTACAACGGTGTGGTTGCTTACTCCATCCACAGTCAAGAGCCAAAGGACCCGAATGACCTCATGTTCACAGTCCACCGGAGCACGGGTACCATCAGCGTCATCTCCAGTGGCCTGGACCGGGAA AGAGTCCCCGAGTACACACTGACCATCCATGCCACAGACATGGATGGGGACGGCTCCAGCACCACGGCTATGGCCATAGTGGAAATCCTCGATGCCAACGACAATGCTCCCGTGTTTGATCCCCAGAAG TATGAGGCCCGTGTGCCTGAGAACACAGTGAGCCACGAGGTGCAGAGGCTGACAGTGACTGATCTGGACGCCCCTAACTCACCAGCATGGCGTGCCACCTACCGCATCGTGGGAGGTGACAACGGGGACCATTTTACCATCACTACTGACCCCGAGAGCAACCAGGGTATCCTGACCACCCAGAAG GGCTTGGATTTTGAGGCCAAAACCCAGCACACCCTGTACGTCGAAGTGATCAACGAGGTTCCCTTTGTGGTGAAACTCCCGACCTCCACAGCCACCGTAGTGGTCCTCGTGGAGGATGTGAATGAGCCACCCGTGTTTGTCCCCCCCTCCAAAGTCATCGAAATCCAGGAGGGCATCTCCACTGGGGAGCCTATTTGTGCCTACACTGCACGGGACCCAGACAAGGGGAGTCAGAAGATCAG TTACCACATCCTGAGAGACCCAGCAGGGTGGCTAGCGATGGACCCAGACAGTGGACAAGTCACTGCCGCAGGGGTCTTGGACCGTGAGGATGAGCAGTTTGTGAGAAACAACATCTACGAAGTCATGGTCTTGGCCACAGATGATG GGAGCCCTCCCACCACTGGCACAGGGACCCTCCTGCTAACACTGATGGACATCAATGACCACGGTCCGGTCCCCGAGCCCCGTCAGATCACCATCTGCAACCAAAGCCCTGTGCCCCAGGTGCTAAACATCACAGACAAGGACTTGTCCCCCCACACTGCCCCTTTCCAGGCCCAACTCACACACGACTCGGACGTCTATTGGACAGCAGAAGTCAACGAGAAAG GAGACGCAGTAGCCTTGTCCCTGAAGAAGTTCCTAAAGCAAGGCGAATACGATGTGCACCTTTCCCTGTCCGACCACGGCAACAAGGAACAGCTGACAGTGATCAGAGCCACCGTGTGTGACTGCCACGGCAACATGGTGACCTGCCGGGACCCCTGGACGTGGGGtttcctcctccccatcctgGGTGCTGCCCTGGCTCTGCTGC TCCTTCTGCTGGTGCTCCTATTCTTGGTGAGAAAGAAACGGAAGATCAAggaaccccttctcctcccagaagATGATACCCGTGACAACGTCTTCTACTACGGCGAAGAGGGGGGTGGCGAGGAGGACCAG GACTATGACATCACCCAGCTCCACCGGGGTCTGGAGGCCCGGCCTGAGGTGGTTCTCCGCAACGATGTGGCACCATCCTTCATCCCCACACCCATGTACCGTCCTCGGCCAGCCAACCCAGATGAAATCGGCAACTTCATCATTGAG AACCTGAAGGCAGCCAACACAGACCCCACGGCCCCGCCCTACGACTCCCTGTTGGTGTTCGACTATGAGGGCAGTGGCTCCGATGCCGCCTCTCTGAGCTCGCTCACCTCCTCAACCTCTGACCAGGACCAAGACTACAACTATCTGAATGAGTGGGGCAGCCGCTTCAAGAAGCTGGCGGACATGTACGGCGGGGGCCAGGACGACTAG
- the CDH3 gene encoding cadherin-3 isoform X6 — protein MNAAPLFPAGFRCISTSFSHSSRKAQRPFSSRAAKAEEGAQVYWLPRAASEPCRAGFGEAEVTLEARGAELEPGQALGKVVFTDCPGQESALLTDDDFIVLNDETVQERKALKISPPAPVLRRRKREWVVPPISVPENGKGPFPQRLNQLKSNKDRGTKIFYSITGPGADSPPEGIFAIEKETGWLLLNKPLDREKIAKYELFGHAVSENGASVEDPMNISIIVTDQNDHKPKFTQDVFRGSVLEGVLPGTSVMQVTATDEDDAVNTYNGVVAYSIHSQEPKDPNDLMFTVHRSTGTISVISSGLDRERVPEYTLTIHATDMDGDGSSTTAMAIVEILDANDNAPVFDPQKYEARVPENTVSHEVQRLTVTDLDAPNSPAWRATYRIVGGDNGDHFTITTDPESNQGILTTQKGLDFEAKTQHTLYVEVINEVPFVVKLPTSTATVVVLVEDVNEPPVFVPPSKVIEIQEGISTGEPICAYTARDPDKGSQKISYHILRDPAGWLAMDPDSGQVTAAGVLDREDEQFVRNNIYEVMVLATDDGSPPTTGTGTLLLTLMDINDHGPVPEPRQITICNQSPVPQVLNITDKDLSPHTAPFQAQLTHDSDVYWTAEVNEKGDAVALSLKKFLKQGEYDVHLSLSDHGNKEQLTVIRATVCDCHGNMVTCRDPWTWGFLLPILGAALALLLLLLVLLFLVRKKRKIKEPLLLPEDDTRDNVFYYGEEGGGEEDQDYDITQLHRGLEARPEVVLRNDVAPSFIPTPMYRPRPANPDEIGNFIIENLKAANTDPTAPPYDSLLVFDYEGSGSDAASLSSLTSSTSDQDQDYNYLNEWGSRFKKLADMYGGGQDD, from the exons TGGTCTTCACAGACTGCCCTGGGCAAGAGTCGGCCCTGCTGACTGACGATGACTTCATTGTTCTGAACGATGAAACAGTCCAG GAAAGGAAAGCACTGAAGATCTCCCCACCCGCACCTGTCTTACGAAGGCGCAAGAGAGAATGGGTGGTCCCGCCAATATCTGTGCCTGAGAATGGCAAGGGTCCTTTCCCCCAGAGGCTGAATCAG cTCAAATCTAATAAGGACAGAGGCACCAAGATTTTCTACAGCATCACGGGGCCTGGGGCAGACAGCCCACCAGAGGGTATCTTTGctatagagaaggaaacaggCTGGTTGTTGCTGAATAAGCCACTGGACCGGGAGAAGATTGCCAAGTATGAG CTCTTTGGCCATGCTGTATCAGAGAACGGCGCCTCTGTGGAAGATCCCATGAACATCTCCATCATTGTAACAGACCAGAATGACCACAAGCCCAAGTTCACCCAGGATGTCTTCAGAGGGAGCGTCTTGGAAGGGGTGCTACCTG GCACTTCCGTGATGCAGGTGACAGCCACGGATGAGGACGACGCCGTTAACACCTACAACGGTGTGGTTGCTTACTCCATCCACAGTCAAGAGCCAAAGGACCCGAATGACCTCATGTTCACAGTCCACCGGAGCACGGGTACCATCAGCGTCATCTCCAGTGGCCTGGACCGGGAA AGAGTCCCCGAGTACACACTGACCATCCATGCCACAGACATGGATGGGGACGGCTCCAGCACCACGGCTATGGCCATAGTGGAAATCCTCGATGCCAACGACAATGCTCCCGTGTTTGATCCCCAGAAG TATGAGGCCCGTGTGCCTGAGAACACAGTGAGCCACGAGGTGCAGAGGCTGACAGTGACTGATCTGGACGCCCCTAACTCACCAGCATGGCGTGCCACCTACCGCATCGTGGGAGGTGACAACGGGGACCATTTTACCATCACTACTGACCCCGAGAGCAACCAGGGTATCCTGACCACCCAGAAG GGCTTGGATTTTGAGGCCAAAACCCAGCACACCCTGTACGTCGAAGTGATCAACGAGGTTCCCTTTGTGGTGAAACTCCCGACCTCCACAGCCACCGTAGTGGTCCTCGTGGAGGATGTGAATGAGCCACCCGTGTTTGTCCCCCCCTCCAAAGTCATCGAAATCCAGGAGGGCATCTCCACTGGGGAGCCTATTTGTGCCTACACTGCACGGGACCCAGACAAGGGGAGTCAGAAGATCAG TTACCACATCCTGAGAGACCCAGCAGGGTGGCTAGCGATGGACCCAGACAGTGGACAAGTCACTGCCGCAGGGGTCTTGGACCGTGAGGATGAGCAGTTTGTGAGAAACAACATCTACGAAGTCATGGTCTTGGCCACAGATGATG GGAGCCCTCCCACCACTGGCACAGGGACCCTCCTGCTAACACTGATGGACATCAATGACCACGGTCCGGTCCCCGAGCCCCGTCAGATCACCATCTGCAACCAAAGCCCTGTGCCCCAGGTGCTAAACATCACAGACAAGGACTTGTCCCCCCACACTGCCCCTTTCCAGGCCCAACTCACACACGACTCGGACGTCTATTGGACAGCAGAAGTCAACGAGAAAG GAGACGCAGTAGCCTTGTCCCTGAAGAAGTTCCTAAAGCAAGGCGAATACGATGTGCACCTTTCCCTGTCCGACCACGGCAACAAGGAACAGCTGACAGTGATCAGAGCCACCGTGTGTGACTGCCACGGCAACATGGTGACCTGCCGGGACCCCTGGACGTGGGGtttcctcctccccatcctgGGTGCTGCCCTGGCTCTGCTGC TCCTTCTGCTGGTGCTCCTATTCTTGGTGAGAAAGAAACGGAAGATCAAggaaccccttctcctcccagaagATGATACCCGTGACAACGTCTTCTACTACGGCGAAGAGGGGGGTGGCGAGGAGGACCAG GACTATGACATCACCCAGCTCCACCGGGGTCTGGAGGCCCGGCCTGAGGTGGTTCTCCGCAACGATGTGGCACCATCCTTCATCCCCACACCCATGTACCGTCCTCGGCCAGCCAACCCAGATGAAATCGGCAACTTCATCATTGAG AACCTGAAGGCAGCCAACACAGACCCCACGGCCCCGCCCTACGACTCCCTGTTGGTGTTCGACTATGAGGGCAGTGGCTCCGATGCCGCCTCTCTGAGCTCGCTCACCTCCTCAACCTCTGACCAGGACCAAGACTACAACTATCTGAATGAGTGGGGCAGCCGCTTCAAGAAGCTGGCGGACATGTACGGCGGGGGCCAGGACGACTAG
- the CDH3 gene encoding cadherin-3 isoform X8, with protein MNISIIVTDQNDHKPKFTQDVFRGSVLEGVLPGTSVMQVTATDEDDAVNTYNGVVAYSIHSQEPKDPNDLMFTVHRSTGTISVISSGLDRERVPEYTLTIHATDMDGDGSSTTAMAIVEILDANDNAPVFDPQKYEARVPENTVSHEVQRLTVTDLDAPNSPAWRATYRIVGGDNGDHFTITTDPESNQGILTTQKGLDFEAKTQHTLYVEVINEVPFVVKLPTSTATVVVLVEDVNEPPVFVPPSKVIEIQEGISTGEPICAYTARDPDKGSQKISYHILRDPAGWLAMDPDSGQVTAAGVLDREDEQFVRNNIYEVMVLATDDGSPPTTGTGTLLLTLMDINDHGPVPEPRQITICNQSPVPQVLNITDKDLSPHTAPFQAQLTHDSDVYWTAEVNEKGDAVALSLKKFLKQGEYDVHLSLSDHGNKEQLTVIRATVCDCHGNMVTCRDPWTWGFLLPILGAALALLLLLLVLLFLVRKKRKIKEPLLLPEDDTRDNVFYYGEEGGGEEDQDYDITQLHRGLEARPEVVLRNDVAPSFIPTPMYRPRPANPDEIGNFIIENLKAANTDPTAPPYDSLLVFDYEGSGSDAASLSSLTSSTSDQDQDYNYLNEWGSRFKKLADMYGGGQDD; from the exons ATGAACATCTCCATCATTGTAACAGACCAGAATGACCACAAGCCCAAGTTCACCCAGGATGTCTTCAGAGGGAGCGTCTTGGAAGGGGTGCTACCTG GCACTTCCGTGATGCAGGTGACAGCCACGGATGAGGACGACGCCGTTAACACCTACAACGGTGTGGTTGCTTACTCCATCCACAGTCAAGAGCCAAAGGACCCGAATGACCTCATGTTCACAGTCCACCGGAGCACGGGTACCATCAGCGTCATCTCCAGTGGCCTGGACCGGGAA AGAGTCCCCGAGTACACACTGACCATCCATGCCACAGACATGGATGGGGACGGCTCCAGCACCACGGCTATGGCCATAGTGGAAATCCTCGATGCCAACGACAATGCTCCCGTGTTTGATCCCCAGAAG TATGAGGCCCGTGTGCCTGAGAACACAGTGAGCCACGAGGTGCAGAGGCTGACAGTGACTGATCTGGACGCCCCTAACTCACCAGCATGGCGTGCCACCTACCGCATCGTGGGAGGTGACAACGGGGACCATTTTACCATCACTACTGACCCCGAGAGCAACCAGGGTATCCTGACCACCCAGAAG GGCTTGGATTTTGAGGCCAAAACCCAGCACACCCTGTACGTCGAAGTGATCAACGAGGTTCCCTTTGTGGTGAAACTCCCGACCTCCACAGCCACCGTAGTGGTCCTCGTGGAGGATGTGAATGAGCCACCCGTGTTTGTCCCCCCCTCCAAAGTCATCGAAATCCAGGAGGGCATCTCCACTGGGGAGCCTATTTGTGCCTACACTGCACGGGACCCAGACAAGGGGAGTCAGAAGATCAG TTACCACATCCTGAGAGACCCAGCAGGGTGGCTAGCGATGGACCCAGACAGTGGACAAGTCACTGCCGCAGGGGTCTTGGACCGTGAGGATGAGCAGTTTGTGAGAAACAACATCTACGAAGTCATGGTCTTGGCCACAGATGATG GGAGCCCTCCCACCACTGGCACAGGGACCCTCCTGCTAACACTGATGGACATCAATGACCACGGTCCGGTCCCCGAGCCCCGTCAGATCACCATCTGCAACCAAAGCCCTGTGCCCCAGGTGCTAAACATCACAGACAAGGACTTGTCCCCCCACACTGCCCCTTTCCAGGCCCAACTCACACACGACTCGGACGTCTATTGGACAGCAGAAGTCAACGAGAAAG GAGACGCAGTAGCCTTGTCCCTGAAGAAGTTCCTAAAGCAAGGCGAATACGATGTGCACCTTTCCCTGTCCGACCACGGCAACAAGGAACAGCTGACAGTGATCAGAGCCACCGTGTGTGACTGCCACGGCAACATGGTGACCTGCCGGGACCCCTGGACGTGGGGtttcctcctccccatcctgGGTGCTGCCCTGGCTCTGCTGC TCCTTCTGCTGGTGCTCCTATTCTTGGTGAGAAAGAAACGGAAGATCAAggaaccccttctcctcccagaagATGATACCCGTGACAACGTCTTCTACTACGGCGAAGAGGGGGGTGGCGAGGAGGACCAG GACTATGACATCACCCAGCTCCACCGGGGTCTGGAGGCCCGGCCTGAGGTGGTTCTCCGCAACGATGTGGCACCATCCTTCATCCCCACACCCATGTACCGTCCTCGGCCAGCCAACCCAGATGAAATCGGCAACTTCATCATTGAG AACCTGAAGGCAGCCAACACAGACCCCACGGCCCCGCCCTACGACTCCCTGTTGGTGTTCGACTATGAGGGCAGTGGCTCCGATGCCGCCTCTCTGAGCTCGCTCACCTCCTCAACCTCTGACCAGGACCAAGACTACAACTATCTGAATGAGTGGGGCAGCCGCTTCAAGAAGCTGGCGGACATGTACGGCGGGGGCCAGGACGACTAG
- the CDH3 gene encoding cadherin-3 isoform X7, with protein MAQVYWLPRAASEPCRAGFGEAEVTLEARGAELEPGQALGKVVFTDCPGQESALLTDDDFIVLNDETVQERKALKISPPAPVLRRRKREWVVPPISVPENGKGPFPQRLNQLKSNKDRGTKIFYSITGPGADSPPEGIFAIEKETGWLLLNKPLDREKIAKYELFGHAVSENGASVEDPMNISIIVTDQNDHKPKFTQDVFRGSVLEGVLPGTSVMQVTATDEDDAVNTYNGVVAYSIHSQEPKDPNDLMFTVHRSTGTISVISSGLDRERVPEYTLTIHATDMDGDGSSTTAMAIVEILDANDNAPVFDPQKYEARVPENTVSHEVQRLTVTDLDAPNSPAWRATYRIVGGDNGDHFTITTDPESNQGILTTQKGLDFEAKTQHTLYVEVINEVPFVVKLPTSTATVVVLVEDVNEPPVFVPPSKVIEIQEGISTGEPICAYTARDPDKGSQKISYHILRDPAGWLAMDPDSGQVTAAGVLDREDEQFVRNNIYEVMVLATDDGSPPTTGTGTLLLTLMDINDHGPVPEPRQITICNQSPVPQVLNITDKDLSPHTAPFQAQLTHDSDVYWTAEVNEKGDAVALSLKKFLKQGEYDVHLSLSDHGNKEQLTVIRATVCDCHGNMVTCRDPWTWGFLLPILGAALALLLLLLVLLFLVRKKRKIKEPLLLPEDDTRDNVFYYGEEGGGEEDQDYDITQLHRGLEARPEVVLRNDVAPSFIPTPMYRPRPANPDEIGNFIIENLKAANTDPTAPPYDSLLVFDYEGSGSDAASLSSLTSSTSDQDQDYNYLNEWGSRFKKLADMYGGGQDD; from the exons TGGTCTTCACAGACTGCCCTGGGCAAGAGTCGGCCCTGCTGACTGACGATGACTTCATTGTTCTGAACGATGAAACAGTCCAG GAAAGGAAAGCACTGAAGATCTCCCCACCCGCACCTGTCTTACGAAGGCGCAAGAGAGAATGGGTGGTCCCGCCAATATCTGTGCCTGAGAATGGCAAGGGTCCTTTCCCCCAGAGGCTGAATCAG cTCAAATCTAATAAGGACAGAGGCACCAAGATTTTCTACAGCATCACGGGGCCTGGGGCAGACAGCCCACCAGAGGGTATCTTTGctatagagaaggaaacaggCTGGTTGTTGCTGAATAAGCCACTGGACCGGGAGAAGATTGCCAAGTATGAG CTCTTTGGCCATGCTGTATCAGAGAACGGCGCCTCTGTGGAAGATCCCATGAACATCTCCATCATTGTAACAGACCAGAATGACCACAAGCCCAAGTTCACCCAGGATGTCTTCAGAGGGAGCGTCTTGGAAGGGGTGCTACCTG GCACTTCCGTGATGCAGGTGACAGCCACGGATGAGGACGACGCCGTTAACACCTACAACGGTGTGGTTGCTTACTCCATCCACAGTCAAGAGCCAAAGGACCCGAATGACCTCATGTTCACAGTCCACCGGAGCACGGGTACCATCAGCGTCATCTCCAGTGGCCTGGACCGGGAA AGAGTCCCCGAGTACACACTGACCATCCATGCCACAGACATGGATGGGGACGGCTCCAGCACCACGGCTATGGCCATAGTGGAAATCCTCGATGCCAACGACAATGCTCCCGTGTTTGATCCCCAGAAG TATGAGGCCCGTGTGCCTGAGAACACAGTGAGCCACGAGGTGCAGAGGCTGACAGTGACTGATCTGGACGCCCCTAACTCACCAGCATGGCGTGCCACCTACCGCATCGTGGGAGGTGACAACGGGGACCATTTTACCATCACTACTGACCCCGAGAGCAACCAGGGTATCCTGACCACCCAGAAG GGCTTGGATTTTGAGGCCAAAACCCAGCACACCCTGTACGTCGAAGTGATCAACGAGGTTCCCTTTGTGGTGAAACTCCCGACCTCCACAGCCACCGTAGTGGTCCTCGTGGAGGATGTGAATGAGCCACCCGTGTTTGTCCCCCCCTCCAAAGTCATCGAAATCCAGGAGGGCATCTCCACTGGGGAGCCTATTTGTGCCTACACTGCACGGGACCCAGACAAGGGGAGTCAGAAGATCAG TTACCACATCCTGAGAGACCCAGCAGGGTGGCTAGCGATGGACCCAGACAGTGGACAAGTCACTGCCGCAGGGGTCTTGGACCGTGAGGATGAGCAGTTTGTGAGAAACAACATCTACGAAGTCATGGTCTTGGCCACAGATGATG GGAGCCCTCCCACCACTGGCACAGGGACCCTCCTGCTAACACTGATGGACATCAATGACCACGGTCCGGTCCCCGAGCCCCGTCAGATCACCATCTGCAACCAAAGCCCTGTGCCCCAGGTGCTAAACATCACAGACAAGGACTTGTCCCCCCACACTGCCCCTTTCCAGGCCCAACTCACACACGACTCGGACGTCTATTGGACAGCAGAAGTCAACGAGAAAG GAGACGCAGTAGCCTTGTCCCTGAAGAAGTTCCTAAAGCAAGGCGAATACGATGTGCACCTTTCCCTGTCCGACCACGGCAACAAGGAACAGCTGACAGTGATCAGAGCCACCGTGTGTGACTGCCACGGCAACATGGTGACCTGCCGGGACCCCTGGACGTGGGGtttcctcctccccatcctgGGTGCTGCCCTGGCTCTGCTGC TCCTTCTGCTGGTGCTCCTATTCTTGGTGAGAAAGAAACGGAAGATCAAggaaccccttctcctcccagaagATGATACCCGTGACAACGTCTTCTACTACGGCGAAGAGGGGGGTGGCGAGGAGGACCAG GACTATGACATCACCCAGCTCCACCGGGGTCTGGAGGCCCGGCCTGAGGTGGTTCTCCGCAACGATGTGGCACCATCCTTCATCCCCACACCCATGTACCGTCCTCGGCCAGCCAACCCAGATGAAATCGGCAACTTCATCATTGAG AACCTGAAGGCAGCCAACACAGACCCCACGGCCCCGCCCTACGACTCCCTGTTGGTGTTCGACTATGAGGGCAGTGGCTCCGATGCCGCCTCTCTGAGCTCGCTCACCTCCTCAACCTCTGACCAGGACCAAGACTACAACTATCTGAATGAGTGGGGCAGCCGCTTCAAGAAGCTGGCGGACATGTACGGCGGGGGCCAGGACGACTAG